DNA sequence from the Desmodus rotundus isolate HL8 chromosome 4, HLdesRot8A.1, whole genome shotgun sequence genome:
AGGCTCATAATGCGCCCAAGAAGCCACAGGTGGGAAgccacagagctgggatttgaacccagatcagCAGGCACACCATGGTGAATGAATACACTGCCTCAGTTCACCAGCTGCTTCGGCGCTCCTGAAGCGGAACAAAAACATGTCCCTTGGTCCCCTCTGCCTGCTAAATCGCCTTGTCCCCTGCCTGTTCTGAGGACTagttgggaggaggagaggcGGGAAATAGGAGGGACTGGTATTTGTTCTGACTGAGGCTTGTAAAGCACGCAGAGCTGAGTTGGGCTGGGGCAGTCTTTACCAACGAGAAAGCTTTAAAAGCCTTTATTTCTCCCCCTTGAGGCAGTAGGAGCCAGCACTGACAAAATGATGATGAATTTGTGACCTGTGTGCCATGAAAGAATAACCAAGCAAGTATCACTCTATGTCGCatcctctgaaaataaaaacagactacAAAGGAAAAGGATCACTGTCCAGCAATGGAGCAGTGATGGTAACTAGCATTTCAGAGCACTGCAGGCTTGAAGAACGGTCCCTCCATTCCTTGCGATAATATTATTTAAGACTCTTAAGCCAGGATACGtgaaaggaaatttaaaactTGCTAAATGCCATAAaattattcatgataaaaacagttaattttatgtgaattCCACCTCAATAAAAAATGGTTGTAAACATAGCTAAAATGAGAAGCAAGACGATGTTGAAAGTGCTAGCAATATTGCAATGGTTTTGTTGGAAGTCCAATTTCAGTGATTGCAGTTCTTCCCCTAATTTTGAGTTCTTTTCAATGCTGCTGCTAATAGTTAACGTTCATTAAACTCCTAATATGTAGTCAGAAAAAGGGGTGCTTGCCTGGTGGTGGGTTTATAATTCCTGTGGACCCACCATACAGACTTGACTCTGAGGAGTTAAGGGCTATATTCTCCAATGTCAATGTCATTACCTCCTTAGGTCCAGGGAAACACAACAAATCCTGGGTCAGAGCACGAGTTttaattgggttggccaaaacatctgttatgttttttccgtaaaataaaagacacgttcttcattttcaccagtaactttgttgatctggatattttgagtatgttggctatctcccacaattggcttctagtgggtagaggcccagggtgctgctaaacaccttcccatgcataagacagccccacagcaaagaagtatttggccaaaatgtcaatagtaccgagaaactttgcagaccacttCTGACAGGTTCAACcggtcacagcgccttctccatgtAATGCACACATCTTTTTTCACATGGCAgctgcgtttttacctttcttgaaataatgaaacaatacgcctaaaatgttgtgtgttttcttccatcttcaagaGTAAAGTGGATgcagaaaaattcaccaattataaggcttttttaaaatgtacgctgatatgacagctgtcacaatacaatctaacaaaattgtttcagatgaaAGACAACTCAGCACGACTAGAGctatcatatggaaaaaaccaaatgaacttttggccaacccaatatttaatgGTTTTGGGATTACAGTGTTCTTTATGTCTCTATGAGATGCTATGGATATTCTCCCTAAAAAAGAGCATTTTTATACATAGTCTCAGAGAATTAATTTATATCCATGTAAGGCCCCAGGCTAAGAACTTCTGCTCCCAAACTCAGACGAAGTCTTAGGTTTAAAATATTATCGTAAGATAGAATCAGAATTGGCAGAATTCATGGATGAACAATTAAAGGGAGTTTTAAGGGGATAAGACACTACAATAAGGAGACACACATGAACACAAAAGTTAAGGAAAATTAAGCTTTTTGGCCTATACCTCAGTACCTCATTTTAAATGAGATGCTTTGATGCCTTACTCACTGCTGGTACTCACTCTACCAAATACAGCAAAGCAAGAAGAATGAGAGGAAGGCCTGGTCCTCCACCCAGAGGAAAACCTTTAGTTATAGTGTGGAGTTTCCCTCTTCAATCTTGTTTATTATGTGTTTTTTCAacaaactacattttaaattcagaagTTTCACTTCTACAAACAGTATGAACTAGAAATTTTCAGAAAGAGTGTTAATGCCTTAGCTTAGACCCCAGTGACCTTTTGGGGTCACAGTCCTTGAGAAGCTGAGTGATGAGGTCAACTTAACTATGCAGATCATACTCAAACAGAGCTTTTCTGGGGGTTACTCCAGAGTCTCCTCTGTGGGGTAGGTATATATTTCACCCACTTGGTTATTTATTAATGAGAACAGTCAGCACAAGAAGAAGTTGGGTTGTAATCCAAGTTCAATATACTTATCTGAAAATGGGCAAATATATTCCTTTAACTGCTTTCTTAAACCCTTTTTAGAACAAAGCCGGGAataaaccattttatttaaatatacatacatgaGATTGCTTTCCCCTCTGAGCAATTTCCTTTTAACATCAAATCTGTGCAGATCATATATGCTTAAGCTTATGTGCAAATAAACTTTGGGTTTCAGACCCTACAAAACCAACTCCTTTGTTCCTTCCCAGGCACCTCGGTGAGTGTATCCACTTTTAATCTGGTCGCCATATCTCTGGAGAGATACGGCGCGATTTGCAAACCCTTGCAGTCCCGAGTCTGGCAGACGAAATCCCACGCTTTGAAAGTGATTGCGGCTACCTGGTGCCTCTCCTTTACCATCATGACTCCGTACCCAATTTACAGCAACTTGGTGCCTTTTACCAAAAACAACAACCAGACAGCGAATATGTGCCGCTTCCTACTGCCAAATGATGTTATGCAGCAATCCTGGTAAGGCTGCCTGGTGTTCATTCATTTGATACAACTTGATACGATTTTGcagttttcattaaaaactgGAATGTATTCTCAGGAGTCACTGGGAGATCGGTTTCCTGAAAACACTTGGAGAATCATTTTAACCCCTTTCTAGGATAACAGTAAAAGCAGACACTTAAGAGTGCTCTATTTTCAATGCCGTACACCTGTTCATTGAATTAACCCTCTCAAAATATAGACACTattattgtgcccattttacagatgaggaaattgggacATGAGAGGTACataaagtattcaaagtcacaaacCTAGAAGAGACAGAGCTTACCCACTATGCAGTGTGTCTCTGGGGGATCGAGTAGGGGGTTCGGGCTGGATGATTTGGGGGGGCTGTGATTCTCGAAGAATTGAAAATGGAGGGTGAGTCCTAGATCCCATGGGGGTTTTCTCAGAGCTGCAGCCGTAGTACTTACACAGAGCACTTTActggaaataaaaaggcaagaatTGAATACCTGTTTCTGTGCTGGCTGACATTGGACAAGTTCACATAAGCTCTCTGAGGGAGAGGTTATCTACACAAGGGTTTAATAATATAGATACTTTTTATCTACCTCACCGTGTGGCTGTAAGGTTACAATGAGagtgtgtgtataaaaatgtcataaatactttttaaaaggctGCACAAATGCAGGGTATTATGTCACTACATTCCAAGCATGATTCAGAAGCAGGGAGCcagacattttaaaatggctCAAAACTGAGAtaatctttgcctttttttttttttttcatttcaacccagtaacacacacacacacacacacacatacacacagagaatgATGTTGCAAATGAAAGGGAGTTGAAAAGGAATCTTATCAAAACATGTCCAGTTGAAATGAGAAATGGCCCAGCCACTGTGAGCCTCTGACAATTTCATGGCCTCATCGTGTGACCTTACACATGCCAGACCACAGATGGGTTTCGGGGCCGGACTCATAAAAGAGGAGGCTGGGATGCTTCAGGATTCAGATGTTTAGAGGCAGCATGGCTCTGCCCCACCAGGCGCTGGAGGGAGCATGCCACTGTGCCCATGTGTCAGAAACATCTAGAATGCTGTCTTTTGCATGCCCAAGGAGGCTGGTCACCATTCCTACCTGTGCTTTGGACTATTCTGTTGTCTCAAAGTCAGCAAAGAGCATATTGACGTGCTTACGAGTACAGGTTCTAGAATCATAGAACCTGTGCTCTTGGGTTTGAAGCCCACCTTCGccacagctgtgtgactttggacaagttatttaagtCTCTTtaatctcagtttccttaacCGTAAAGTAGGCACTTTGAAATACTGCCTATCTCAAAGGTCATTATGGGAGTTAAATGTAGTACTGTCTACATAAAATGCTTGCCCCAGTGTGTAACACATTGAATAAGTCCTCAGTGAATGTaagttcttgtttttcttttttgtgggtttttttcataacagctttattaaaataaaattcacatattcttttttaagcTGTCATTAGTTTTATATATAGACTTGTTTCAGGCATAGAATTATACCAAACTTTTCTAACTAGTCCTTTGTAAGAgattttatttgggaaaaaaaaagtaacttctaATGAATGGCATGAAATTTCCAAGGATATTAAGTGCTAGTGATCACTGTTTACACAGACCAGTTACAATGGAGATGAACCCTATTTCTTCCATCCCATCTGAGTTTGAAATAGTAGATTGCTGGTTATTGGATTTCTCTTTACTCTATTAGGCACACGTTCCTGTTACTCATCCTCTTTCTTATTCCTGGAATCGTGATGATGGTGGCATATGGATTAATCTCTTTGGAACTTTACCAAGGAATAAAATTTGATGCTAGCCAGAAGTCTTCTAGAGGTAACTAACTATCTTTTAGCTGTCTGTTTATGCCAAAAGATCAAACAGCTTGTTTTCTGCAGCTTAACTAGATACACCCACAGTATATTGGAGACTTTCAAAAGGATTGTCAGGCTGTGTCATAAGGCATATCTGTGCGGTGGAGCGATCACTCCTCTCACGAGGGCGCCGAGTGAACAAAATGAGATGCTACACACAGACCCCCAGCTGGAAGCGAGGGCCCGTGTCCCAGACTTTCTGTGGTGTTGTATTCAAATGGACCCCTTCAGCAGCCCGAGCTAATTATAACTCCCGTCTGCAAGCCGGTCTCCTCCCTCCACTGTCGCACTGCAATTGTCACAAAGCCTGACCCCCAGCCCTGTTTCACTCCAGTCCGCTGCCCACTAAAATTCCCCCCGCACCTCTGCGGACGCAACTTCTTCCCTTTCTCACTCCACCTCCCAGTTCCCTCTCGCCCTGCGCATACCTTAGCCTCCGCAGCTCCTTTGTTTGGGGTTGACTTTTGTTCATTACCTGGTTCTTCAGAGGAAAGGAGGTCTGGACGCTGAACGAGTGAGCAGCAAACTTTCCgctgggaaggtgggggtggggaggggggagggaaacgCGTGTGAACATTCACTCCTTAATCACTTTTTATCCTTACAATCTACATAGATATAAAATGCTGGGTAGCATATGATGCATGGCATACGGATATCTACCAttttgttaggtttatttttggttttaagtagcttttctttttttttaattattgttcaagtacagttgtctccattacccccccaccccccccccaccccccgtcccatccatccccacctcctaccctcaatcctacctccctttgggggtcctttatacatgttccttgatgacccctcccctttttcccccgttatcccctcccccttcccgtctggttactgtcaatttattctttattttaatgtctctggttatattttgcttgctcgtttATTTGGTTGATtacgttccacttataggtgagatcatatggtatttgtcttctactgtctggcttatttcacttagcataatgctttccataaGTAGCTTTTCACTTGTAGGAAATAGTAGTATATAGGTCAGATACCGAATTGCAGCAAGTTTGGATCGGCCCCCTTGAGGGAGGGGTGGTGCTCCGTGCCTCCTGTCCAGTCCGACCCATCCTGAACAGTATGTGATGTCACTTGTCCATGCAGAAAGGACAGCGAGCCGCGGCAGCAGTGGCCAATACGAGGACGGCGACGGGTGTTACCTTCAGAAGGCCAAGCCCGCGCGGGCGCATGCGCGGATCCTCGAGTTGCAGCGGCTCTCCGGAAGCAGCTGTGGCAGGGTCAGCCGCATCCGGAGCAGCAGTTCCGCGGCCAACCTGATGGCCAAGAAGCGGGTGATACGTATGCTCATGGTCATCGTGGTCCTCTTCTTCCTGTGTTGGATGCCCATCTTCAGTGCCAACGCCTGGCGAGCCTACGACACCGCCTCCGCCGAGCGCCACCTGTCGGGGACCCCCATTTCCTTCATCCTCCTGCTCTCCTACACGTCATCCTGCGTCAACCCCATCATCTACTGCTTCATGAACAAACGGTTCCGCCTGGGCTTCATGGCTACCTTCCCCTGCTGCCGCCCCCCGGGCCGGCCAGGCGCcagagcagaggctggggaggaggaggatggcCGGACCACCGAGGCCTCACTGTCCAGGTACTCGTACAGCCACGTGGGTGCGTCTGCCCCGGCCCCGTGAGCTGGCGCCGCCCtgcagggtgggaggaaggaggaggaagaacaagagGTGGGACGTGACGGAGAAAAAGGCTTCATTTGCAGTGCGAACTCTTCACTGTCTGCATTTCATCCTTCATCCGGGTCCAAGGCAGCACTGCTGGGATGGGGCCATGATCTGGTATCCAGGCAGTTCAAGGTAGGACATTTTCAATAGCCTCCACCATCAGGCAAACCTCAGCAGGCCAGTGACAGGAGTCCAAGAGGGTTCATGATGCAGATGTAATTGCCAAGCACATGCCCCATTGGGGACGTGGAACTTAGCTTTAGCAGATTCTAGACTCTCCAAGGGGCTCTCCCTCCATCCATAGTGACTCGCGTTCGTGCTCTGCTCCTGCTGAGCTGTGGGCTGCTTTGCCCCCGGGGGGTCTATCACTCATGTATGTTCTATAGTCACCCCCTCACCATGCCAcaaaagggaagaggaaacaggCCCTCTTCTGGCTCTTTCTGTAGTGAGACCACAGCTTGACTTTTATCTTCTTGGGATCGGTCCAGGGCATTCAGAGACAGGTGTGTATGCCGGCATCAGAATAGCAAAAGAAACTGTCTCAATGGCAGAATTtggaatttatatttctaaaaattacagaGAATATAAGGCAAATAGCTGGATCAAATGGTACCCTACTACTGTATAAGGAATAGTAACTGCCAGAAGGtgcatagaaatttttttttctactttaatgaTATCTATTTCTTAACTCCACTTTTACATGGTGATATTAAACCCCATGGCTTCTTTGCCTCAAGTTAATTTTTCATACTCATCCGGCACTTCCTCTTTTCCAGAAAGACCTCCAGGTACAAAGGAGAGTTGTAGCCCGTGCATACCTGGCTAAGGGCGGGAGTGTGTGTAGTCGGGCCCAGAACAGAAACTGGCATATCTGGGCTCAACAGAATAGCTTTTGAATGTCAAAGAAGTCTATGCCTTTAAATACAATCTATGTCCTTGCCAATAATTGTATTGATTTTACATGCATGTGTAAACTGAACATATATACCTtccatatatattctttggtgtgttaaaaaaaaaaagaaaagtgagtggATGTTGGAATTCGACAGTgttatacttttatatttctttacaaCAGTTGAAGTTTCATGTGAACTTTTCTTTGCAAAATTAGTGTTGAAATCTCTCTCCTCCAATAAGAAATCTCAATTTAAAATAAGATGTAAGCTACACATTTAGCTAATAAGAAATGCACTTCTAGAATAGAATGCGTCAATCCAGTCTATAACAGTACTTCTCtctcgggggcggggggtgggcacCATTGTCCTGTCTGCTGAAATAAATTAACACAGACATAGAACAAGTTTACATGCCGGTgcaggaagtaaaaaaaaataaaccaacaaacaaaacccccacgAAGTAAGCTGTAGCTTCCATGGCTCTGAGCATCTGGCAAGTGAGCTTTGCTTGTTCTTGTTTCCATGGGGCCATAACCGTCCATGACCAGGCCTGGCCAGCGGTCTCAATTATAGGAAAAAACCAGTgcggaagagagaaaggagagaaggctgGCCGGAAGCGATGATGAATGGGGGAAGGGACGCTGCATAATTTAAGAAGATGAGTGTTACCGTTTGTTTTTGTGGGGAGGATGGTCACATACCAATGGACAAGAAATTTGAAGACATGACTATTTACTATAGGAGACTTTTCAAGTCCGATGTTAGTCTTTCTATTCCTCGGACTGCAATATAATGTTGATACTTATAACCAGTCATCTCAAAGATTTCAGAGTAAAAATTCAACTGACTAAAATGTGCGCTGCTAAAAGATAATGATAAAAGGtaagagaaattgaaaatgtcCCCAATATTTGAGCAAGTCTTACAAAATTTTTCTGCTAAAAGAAGGAGCTCTCCCTTCTGACACTGTTAAcatataaataaagataaattagcCGCCCTCCCCATTGCATTCTCAGGAACTTCTGTAAGTTCCAAAGCTGCAAAGATGGAATAACCGAAGAATAAGTTGTCAGATTTAGCAGATAAAAATACAAGATACCTGGTTAAATTCTAACTGCAGATAAACAACAGATTAATTTTTAGCATGAGTACCAATGGCCCATGCAGTAAATACATtcccataaaataatttttgaatcacataaaaatataaacaagatttcCCAGAAACAGACCAGTATAACACCTCTCTTCACTAAATTTCTTGGAAAGTCTTTTACATAAtggaagcttttttaaaaaaaacaaagaaagctgaAATTAACTTTTAGAATCTGTGCCTGACCTTTGGGAACGGTACTATCAACAGGCTAATTTTACTCTctcagaaaaaatgttaaagtattttagtattttaacatGTATTAAAACATTCCAGGATTTTGTTGAGTTAGCTGCCTTTATTTCATGCCAAAGTGGATTGCCAATTTGAATTTGAAATGAAATGACCAGCAGAGTTAAGAAAATAGAGTCACCAAGTTTCTGGTATTCTCTAGTGTCTTCTGGTAGCTCCAGCCCATCAGCAGAGTGGTAAGTTACGACTTGAATGCATCTTTGATCTTTGTAAACCTCGCGTCCCAGTGGCCTCACG
Encoded proteins:
- the CCKAR gene encoding cholecystokinin receptor type A; this encodes MDVVDSLLVNGSNFTPPCELGIENETLFCLDQPRPSKEWQPAVQILLYSLIFLLSVLGNTLVITVLIRNKRMRTVTNIFLLSLAISDLMLCLFCMPFNLIPNLLKDFIFSSAVCKTTTYFMGTSVSVSTFNLVAISLERYGAICKPLQSRVWQTKSHALKVIAATWCLSFTIMTPYPIYSNLVPFTKNNNQTANMCRFLLPNDVMQQSWHTFLLLILFLIPGIVMMVAYGLISLELYQGIKFDASQKSSRERTASRGSSGQYEDGDGCYLQKAKPARAHARILELQRLSGSSCGRVSRIRSSSSAANLMAKKRVIRMLMVIVVLFFLCWMPIFSANAWRAYDTASAERHLSGTPISFILLLSYTSSCVNPIIYCFMNKRFRLGFMATFPCCRPPGRPGARAEAGEEEDGRTTEASLSRYSYSHVGASAPAP